The following coding sequences lie in one Rutidosis leptorrhynchoides isolate AG116_Rl617_1_P2 chromosome 4, CSIRO_AGI_Rlap_v1, whole genome shotgun sequence genomic window:
- the LOC139845383 gene encoding casein kinase II subunit alpha-4, chloroplastic-like, translated as MGGWHNRKLWTKFINADNQHLAMPEAIDFLNKLLRYDHKARPTAKEAMVKRFGFYVETSQLYSFYGIYAAIIFCSP; from the exons ATGGGAGGCTG GCATAACAGGAAACTATGGACAAAGTTTATTAATGCTGATAATCAACATTTAGCTATGCCGGAG GCGATTGACTTCCTCAACAAGCTGCTTCGGTACGATCATAAAGCGAGGCCAACTGCTAAAGAAGCTATGGTCAAACGATTTGGGTTTTATGTAGAGACATCACAACTGTACAGTTTTTATGGTATATATGCCGCTATCATATTTTGCAGCCCTTAA